ATAAGGAACAGGAATTTCAGCCAACCATGGCGCGATTAAATGCTTCGGTCATGAATTTGGCTGTAATTGCAATTTTGTTGCCCACAGCCGCAAATTTTACGACTGTGGGGATTAGTGAAGAAATTTTACAAAAGCTATCGATTTCAGTGGCGATCGTCCTGATTATCGTCTATTGTCTAACACTTCTATTCTCGATGAAAACCCATGCCTATCTCTATGACGTAGGCAAATCAGAAGCAGATGATGTGGAGGAAGAAGAAGGGCATCCACAGGAAATCAATCTTAAATTGTGGATTTCAGTTCTACTGGGAGTAACTTTGTTGGTTGCTTTGGAATCTGAGCTTTTAGTGGGAACTTTAGAAGAGGCAACAGCCCAACTCGGCTTAACAGAACTATTTACTGGGGTAATCGTCTTGCCAATTATCGGTAATGCTGCTGAGCATACAACGGCGATTACGGTAGCGATGAAGAACAAAATGGAACTATCGGTATCGGTTGCCGTGGGTTCGAGTATGCAAATCGCGCTATTTGTTGCTCCGTTGCTGGTGATTATCGGTTGGTTTATGGGTCAACCTATGGATTTAAATTTTAATCCATTTGAGTTAGTGGCGGTTGCTGTGGCGGTACTGATTGCCAACTCGATTAGTTCTGATGGGCGATCGAATTGGCTAGAGGGGTCTTTGCTAGTAGCAACATACGCAATTCTAGGCTTTGCATTCTATTTTCAACCAGTCTAAACAAAAGCGGCGCATTGCGCCGCTTTTGTTTTAATCGCTATACAATCTCCGAAAGCGTGGATCAAGTTTGGCGCTTTTCTCTCGATTACATTTTGCACAAAGAGTTTGAAGATTACTCAAGTCATTAGCTCCACCTTGTGCTAGCGGGATAATGTGATCAACTTGTAAGCTTTTAGCAGTAAGGTCAATTTTGTGACAGCTTTGACATTGATAATTATTCCTCTCAAAAACACATTTTCTAGCTTCAGGGGGGATTTTTATGCGCGACGTTTTATCAGTCATAGATATAGAATTGGTGATTTATACAAGTTAAATTCTAGCTAAGATAACGTAGTCATCAAGAATATAATAACAATCAAATCTTAAATTAAATAGACTCTTTTTGATTGGAGAAAGATGTTTTTGAAGAGGTAAATTTTCTTTTGCAAATTCATGAATAAGCATATTCATTTTTCCTCTCTGCATAGTAGAGTCTACTCGTTTATACCAAACCAACTTCAAAGAAAATGAGTCAATAAAGTCTTGAATGATTTCAGCTTCGATTTCTTTTGTTTTTCTCTTCTCATCAAACAGAGAAAATAGTTTACTAGCTTGCACAATTAAGATAACATAACCATCCTTAGCAAGATGCTTTTGAAAAATATCTGAATAGATTTGTGTGGAAGTTGCTCGGCGATCATACTCCCAAAAGAAACAGTGAGAGACAACGATAAAATCAAAAAACTCTACAGGTAAATTGTCAACTTTTTGTTTGTAGTAATCGAACAAGTTAGAACTATCTAATCTCCAGAAAGTATTACTAGATGGATGATTATCTGAAGTGTATTCTTGCCAAAATTCTAAACCTATTTTTAAGAATAAATCTTGTTGTTCTAATGCATGATAATTTATATGCATCGAAGTTTCTAATCCACTCTTATGAAGACGTTCAATTAAGCCTGCTAGTCCATACAACATCGTTCCATGGCCTGCGGCGACATCTAAAATCTTTAAGTTGTTTTTTAACTTGCCAGAGCGGTAAATTAAAAACCATGCAAGATAGCTACAGTAAGTATTATCTAGGAAATACTCTAATAAATATACATATTCAATTAAAGGATAACTGTAATCAGGATCTTTACCTAATTTAACTTTTTTAAGTTCTTGATAGGCTAATCGAATTTCATCTGGATGATAGTCACTAAGATTCCTATTTATATAATTTGCTAGCTTAGATTCCAACTCATCAAAAACTTCATTGTCAATTCCTGTGAATTGTAAAAATTCAGTATCTCCAGATTCAAATCTAAATTTTGTCTCGTGACAAATAAATTTAACAATCTCAGAATTAACTTCAATCGTGTCATTTGCTAACTTTGTTGTAACAGGTAGAGCAACTAAATTTTGACTCTCATGGATTTCTGATACTCGCTTGCGTAAGCCTAGAGTCTCTTTTTTATAAATATCTAAACTGGAAATCAGTCTTTGATTTTCCAGATATAGAGATTCTAGAATAGAAAGATTAGCATCAGATTTTTGGATTTCCTGAAATATTTTTTCGGCAAGCTTAAACTTTTTCCCCTTTAAAGCAGATGAAAACTGGTAGGAACGCCACCAGCTTTTAAACAAATTAATCATTAGTCATACCCAAATCCGTTTTTTCCTTCCCTTATGTCTATATTAGGCGAAAAGTTAACCAAATCACACAATTCTTGCTTAAATATCTCATATTGTTCTGCTTCATTGTCATACCACCAAGCATATTTAGATTGCAAAGCGATCGCTTCTTCACGGGTACTAGCAACTAACGACTTCTTTTGGTTAGCATGAAAAGGCTGGATGACAATTCTTTCGGCGATCGCTAATTTTTGTAAAAAGGCTTTCTTCTCTTCAGGTAGTGTGGGTAAAAGTGGGGTGATTGTAACTGAATATTTGGCACTAGAAAGACTATGTTGAAGCTTACCAAGAGCTTGTAATCTGGCAATAATACTCGGTGACTTTGGTTCAAAGTCTTTTCTTACTGACTCGCTACCTGTAGGAATACTAATATTAATTCGTAGGTATTGCAGCTTTTGCAAAATATCAATGTCTCGGACAATCATCGGACTACGGGTCTGAATCACCAGTATTGGCTGAAATTTGGTCATCACCTCTAAAAGTTGCCGCGTCAGTTTTTGCTTTGACTCAATCGCTTGATATGGGTCAGTAACGCTACTCATATAAATACGAGGCGGAATATCTGGATGTTTTCTTTTCCATCGAGCTAACTCTAATTCCAATAATTCAACAGCATTTTGTTTGATGATTACCCAGTCACCCCATTCCTTCCTAAGCTTTTGATTTGGGCTAAAGGCTGCTGCATAGCAATAACTACAGCCATATTGACAGCCTTGATATGGGTTTAAAGTAAAGTCATAAGCATTGATAAATCCGCTTGCCTTGGTGAGCAAAGATTTCGCATCTTTAGTGTAAATTGCAGCTTTTCCGAATAGCATAGTTGTCTATCACATTAGTTTAGATAGCCAGTAATTAAGAAGTCTGTACCAACTTGTTGAAACTGCGATCGCTCTAGACTCATCGCGTCAGTCATCATCATTAATCCTAGATCATCAATAGGACTAGGAGCCGTAAATCCCCCGATCAACTTAGGCGCAATAAAAGCATAAACTTTTTGTACCATCTTAGCCTTAATGGCGGATGCACCTAAACGCCCTCCGCATTCCCATAAAACTGTATTACAACCTCGCTTACCCAAATCTTGCATCACAAATTCAGGAGATATATCCTCTAGTTCAAGAACTTCAACTTGGCGATCGCGTAGCTTTTGCTTTAATTGAGGATTGATATTAGGTAGAGTGACTAGCAAAGTTTTTTCAGTGTCTGTAACTTTCCATAAATTCGCTTCATCAGGTAGATCACAACTTTGAGTTACTACTACTCGCAAAGGGGAATGTACACTCAATCCATGAGTATTTAAGTGGGGATTATCGAGCCTAACAGTATTGCCACCTGTAATAATTGCATCACATCCCACTCTCAAGTCATGCACTAAAAGCCGCGCTTCTGCACCAGTAATCCAATAGCTATGCCCAGAAGTCGTCGCGATTTTGCCATCAAGAGTCATCGCGTATTTAAAAATGCCAAAGGGTAAATTCGTTTTCATGCGATAGAAGAATGCTTCATTGAGATTCCAGCATTGCTGTTCTAAAATACCTGTAGTAACTTTCACACCTGCCGCCAGCAAGCGATCGCGACCAGTGCCAGATACTTGTGGATTAGCATCGATCGCACCAATGACCACCTCACCAATTCCTGCTTTGATAATAGCTTCCGAACAAGGCGGCGTGCGTCCGTAATGATTGCAAGGCTCTAGATTGACATATAAAGTAGCATCTTGTAAATCTTCACCCGTTTGCTGCGCGGCGCGAATTGCAAATATCTCTGCATGAGGTTCCCCTGCCCTAGGATGGAATCCTTCCCCTAATATCTGTCCATTTCTCACAATTACACTTCCCACCATTGGATTTGGTGCTGTTTGTCCTCGTGCCTTTTTCGCCAAATCAATACAGCGTTGCATCCAGCGATCGTGCTGCGTGGTTGACTCTTGATCTATGTTTTCTAACATGTAGACTTTATCTGAAAAATTATAAATGTATAGTCTGTGCTAAAGCCCCTCCCATTTTACCATTGCACCAACTTCCCCAGATTGTCGAAAAATGCTTGTGATTGCCTAAAATAGATTAATCAGTAACCCTACAAGTTGCTGGTTAATCTATTTTAGGCATTGTCATCATGAATTTATGGATTGAGGGTGGTAGTTGGAGTGGCAAGACTGAGCGCCTAGTTCAGAAGTTTAGTGATTGGGCTGAAACAGATTTTGCTTACCAAGCAAATCCTCAAGCAGCATCGCAAAGAGTTTTAGCTCTCACTGTCGATTCCCAACAACGTCGCCACCTTAGCGATCGCCTGATGATTGCTACCCATGGCAGCTATCCCGTCACCGCCATAACTCCCCTTAGTTTTTTTCGTGATGAAGTGCGGTTGTTCTGGACATTGTTAGTTAAGAACCTAGATTTTAAAGCTCAGTTTCCCTTACTTCTGAGAGTTGAGAATGAGCAAGAACTTGCGAATAAGCTCTGGAAAAATCGCATCGAAACGGGAACTCTGCTAATGGAAGGGGTTGGGCGCGATCGCCTTGTACGTAGATTATTAGATTTGTTTCTATTGGCGGCTTATGGGGGGCGTGAGATCACTGAAATTCCTGCAATTTTAAATGCTGGTATCGAGACTAATGTGATCGACAATCTTGAAGATACTGAGAACAACATATTAGAACAATGGCAAGAAATTGGTGAAGCTTTACTAGAGTGGCGCAAATATTGCTGGGATCGCGGATTGCTTACCTATGGAATCATTACGGATTTGTTTGCTCATTACTTACTTCCCAATCCTCAATATCAACGGAAACTCAAAGAGAGATTTCGATATATAATTGTTGATCGCGCCGATGAGATGCCAGCGATCGCCTGTGACTTATGCAAGTTTCTGCTTAAGAATGGGGCGATTGGAATGTTTACTTTTAATCCTGATGGATCGGCAAGGTTGGGATTAGGAGCAGATCCTGAATATTGGCAAGTACTTAAAGCTGAATGCGAAATCATCAATTTACCCCATGCTGACAATACTTTGGGTGCTAAAGTCTCTGAATCAGTTCTACAAGTCGTCAACGAACCAATTTTACAATTTATTGAACCTTACGCTAACATTCATTCCATTGAATCAGTTTCACGGGCTAAGCTATTCCGTAATGTTGCCGAAACGATTGTGGAAGCGATCTCCTCTGGAGCAGTCAAAGCCAACGAGATCGCAATCATTGCCCCCGGTTTAGATAATATTGCCAATTACGCAATTATTGAAATTCTTCGCAAAAAGAATATTAAGATTACGCCCCTCGACGATCAACGGCCATTATCCTATTCGGCTCAAGTGCGATCGCTACTAACTCTAATCTCACTGGTCTATCCCAATCTCGGTCAACTGGTTAGCCGAGATCACATTGCCGAGATGTTGGTGGTAATTACTGAAGCGATCGATCCAGTGCGGGCTGGAATGCTCGCTGACTATTGCTTTGCTAGACATCCCGAAACTCCGCAACTCCTAGAAGCTGAAACCTATAATCAATGGAATCGCCTTGGCTATGCAGCCACTCAAGCCTACGAAAAATTACGGCAATGGATAGAACAACAATCGCCCAAGGATGCTCCATTATTATTTATAGATCGTGCTATTCAGGCTTTCTTTAAACCACGCAAGCTTAATTATGAACATACAGCGACTTTACAATCACTGATTGAAACTGCTCAGTACTATTGGCAACTGGGATATCGCCTCGATCTAGAAGATGCGGTCATTCTCGAAAATTTTATTCAACTAATTCGGCAAGGTACTGTCACGGCAAATCCCTATGCCCCTAATCAACCTGAAGATAGCGTAGTCCTCGCGACAATTATCCAATATCGGATGGCAAGACCAAACCCCGCACATCGTTGGCAATTTTGGTTAGATGCTAGTTCTGATCTTTGGTTACAGGGTGGAGCCGCGTCTCTATTTGGTGCGCCGCTTTTTCTTAAGGGTTGGAATGGGGAACGATGGACAATCGAGAATCAACGTGATGCCGATATGCAAAGGTTACAGAGATTGCTTAGGGATTTGCTGGATCGCACAGGCGATCGCTTATATCTCTGTCACAGTGAACTCAGCACTAATGGACAGATCCAAAACGGGGTATTACTTCCACTAATTGAGATTAGCACCACAATCTCTTCCGATGATATTCAAGAAACCATTTAAGAATTACTTGCTGCGATTAAAAGCCAAGCAGGGCAACCACGGGGCGATTGCCCCTACCTAAAAAATTTAGAACCTTGTAAGGGCTGCGCCCCCGTGCCAGCCCAAGACTTACGCAATTGATGGAAATCCTTTTACCTAACAACAGTTATGATTAGGACTTACTAGAATACAAACTACGGGAGTTATTGGTGTCAAAGTCTTTATTTGATCAGGCAAGCGAGAGACTAGCCGATGCGATCGCCCATGTGAATATTTCTGAAGATGCGATCGAGCGATTAAAATCTCCGAAAGCAAGTTTGCAGGTTTCTATTCCAGTGAGAATGGATGATGGAACCTTGAAAGTTTTTCAAGGCTATCGGGTGCGCTACAACGATTTGCGGGGACCAACGAAAGGAGGAATACGCTTCCACCCTAATGTAAATATGGATGAAGTAAAGTCCTTAGCATTTTGGATGACATTTAAGTGTGCGGCGGTAAATTTACCTTTTGGCGGCGCAAAGGGCGGCGTGGCTGTTGATCCAAAGCAGTTATCCAAGTTTGAATTAGAACGCCTTAGTCGTGGCTATATCGATGCGATCGCTGATTTTATCGGTGCAGATGTGGATATTCCTGCACCTGATGTGCAGACCAATCAGACGATTATGGGATGGATGGTGGATGAATATAGCAATATTCAACGACGGCTTTGTCCTGCCGCGATTACGGGCAAGCCGATCGCGATGGGTGGCAGTCTGGGACGCGAAACCGCAACAGGATTGGGAGCTTTTTTTGCGATTGAAACTTTGCTGCCATTGTTGAAAATGCAACGTGAAAGGACAACCGTGGCAGTGCAAGGCTTTGGAAATGTAGGTGCAGCGATCGCCGATCTGTTGAGCAAGGCAGGTTACAAAGTTGTGGCGGTCAGTGATTCTAAAGGAGGAATTTATGCTAAGCAAGGGTTAGATGTGCCGAGCATCATTAGCTATAAAAATTCGGCTCGCAGCTTTCAGGCTGTGTACTGTCAGGATTCAGTCTGTAATATTGTCGAACATCAAATCATTACCAATGAAGAATTACTCAAACTAGATGTCGATATCCTGATTCCTGCGGCGCTAGAAAATCAAATCACAGAACATAATGCTCACGAGATCCGCGCTAAATATATTTTCGAGATTGCCAATGGACCAGTCACACCTGCAGCAGATGCAATTTTAGAAAAACGCGGAATCATGGTATTTCCTGACATTTTAGTGAACGCAGGTGGTGTCACCGTCAGTTATTTTGAATGGGTACAAAATCGTAGTGGCTTGTATTGGACAATCGAAGAAGTCAACGATCGCCTGAAACACAGCATGATTGCCGAAACCTTGCGGATCTGGAAAATTGCTGACCAAAAACAAGTCTCCATGCGAACCGCAGCCTATGTCCATGCCTTGACGCGCCTCAGTGAAGCGATCGATGCTAAAGGAACAAGGGCTTATTACGCCCAATAATATCAAAACACGAAATAGCGTAGCCATTTCGTGTTTTGGTATTATTGGATTTTGTTTTTAATTCATAAAAGTTTCGCTATACTTTCATGGATTGCTGTAATACTAGAAGAATATCCAATGCTTTGCACTTGAATCCAAACAAAGAAAACGCTTGAAAGCATTGCTTAGCAATGCTTTCAAGCGTTTTTCTGTGGGTCATTTGATCGGCAATTGCTGTAAAATGGCTACGCCATTTTGTGCATTGGTATTAGACGGTTGCCGCAGTCCGCTTGCGTCTACCAGCACTCGCCGTTGCCGCACCTGTAGTAGTAACTACTTCACTATTCGCAGTCGTAACGTTACCATTACTTCCATTCTCAATCTTAGGAATCACTTTGCCGCTACCTGCTTTTAAAGTCACACCCAAAGCATTAGGCTTCGCGGCTGGAACAGGTGCAGATTGCGTAGAATTTGGAGGTGTTTGTAATAGGAACACGATTACTGGTTTGCTTTGGATTTGTTGGCGCAAGACACGGGTGAGGTCGCGCTCAAGTTGTCCACGTAAGCCAGTCCAGTCAACTTCTAGAGAACCAACATTACGAGCAAAGTTACCCCAAGAATTGGACAAGGAATTATCGATCGCCTTAGCAACTAGAGAAATAATCTGCGAATGTTCCATTGGTAGAACCACACCGCTTAGTTGAATATCAGGGGATGTGGCAAGCTTGCCATCCAGCCCAACGGATACGGCGATCGAGAAGATGCCTTCACCAGAAATCTGTTGGCGATCGCGCAATACATCACCCTTAACCATGCCATCGCGAGAAGAATCAACTAGTTCAACACCAGAGGGAACCTTATCGACAATTTTCATGTAGTCTTGGCAAACTTCAACCACATCACCATTTTCGGCAATCACGATATTTTCGCTAGGGATGCCCATTGCTTCCGCCATCCTTGCATGTTGTCTGAGCATTCTCAATTCACCGTGAGCAGGGAAGAAGAACTTTGGACGTACAAGGGCAAGCATCATCTTATGCTCTTCTTGAGATCCATGTCCTGAAACGTGAATACCTTTGTCATTACCATAAATCACATTAGCCCCTAGAGCCATCAAGCGATCAATCGTCCGCACCACAGGAATCGTGTTGCCAGGAATTGGATTAGCAGAGAAGATTACAGTGTCGCCTTGACGTACTTCCAATTGACGATGGCTGCAAAGGGACATTCTTGTCAATGCTGACATTGGCTCACCTTGAGAACCAGTAGTCAAAATTAGAATTTGATCGTCACGATAATGACGTAGATTTTGCAAAGGTTGGAACAAGTCGTCGCGGCACTTGATGTAACCAAGATTACGCGCATGGGCAATGACGTTAAGCATCGATCTGCCAACCACGCCAACTACCCGACCTTGCTTATCAGCGATATCCAAAATCATGTTCACACGATGTACAGAAGAGGCAAAGGTGGTGATAATCACTCGACCTTTTGCCATCATGATGTATTTCTCAAGGTTAGGATATACAGCCCTTTCCGAAGGCGTAATTCCAGGACGTTCAGCATTAGTAGAGTCACTAATCAAAGCCAATACGCCTTTTTCGCCATGTTCCGCAAGACGAGCAAGATCAAAGAATTCGCCATCAACAGGCGTATGGTCAATTTTGAAATCTCCAGAGTGAATCACCATCCCCGCAGGTGTATTAATGGCGATCGAGAAACTATCGGCGATCGAGTGAGTATTGCGAATGAATTCTACAAAGAAGTTAGTACCAACACGGACAATGTCGCGGGGCATAACACGGCGGAGTTCGGTACGATTTAGAACACCTGCTTCACGAAGTTTATCTTCCAGCAAAGCCATTGCTAAGCGAGGACCATAAATAACAGGAATTTCAAATTGCTTCAAATGGAATGAAATTGCACCGATATGATCTTCGTGACCGTGGGTGACGATCATACCCTTGATCTTATGTTTGTTTTCTCGCAGATAAGTCATATCAGGCAATACGACGTTTACTCCTGGCATCATGTTGTCAGGGAAAGACAAGCCCCCATCAAGGAGCATGATTTCGTCATTATATTCAAATACCCATGTATTTTTGCCAATTTCATGGAGTCCGCCGAGGGCAATGATTTTGAGTGCTGGTGCATTAGATGTAGTCATAAGTTATCTCTTGTGTAAAGTAAAAAGTAAAAGGTAAAAATTGAATATTCTGAATATTCAAGGTGATTCAATTTAATGGGTGAAGCTAAACTCTGTGGTTATAAGTACTTAGATAGAATGACTAAAAAGGTGTATTCCCCCCAAGTTCATAACTATCAGAAGTAATAAAGCTTTATGTCTCTAAATGTGAAGTTGTTAACCGTTGCTAGGAAAGAATGCCAACTTCTTGTAGTACAACTTTGAGCTTTGCTTCAAGGTCAGCATTACCAGCAACTAGAGGCGATCGCACTACGCCAGTATCTAATCCCAATAAGCGCAAAGCTAACTTGAGAGGAATCGGATTACTAGTTAAAAATAAAGCTTTAAACAAAGGAAAAAGTTGAATATGAATTTGCAATGCTTCTTGAACCTTGCCTGCGGCAAAGGATTGCATCATTGTTTGAAGTTGTTTGCCAACTAGATGGGAGGCAACGCTAACTACTCCCTTTGCACCCACCGCCATTAATGGCAATGTGAGAGAGTCATCGCCTGAATAGATCGCAAAATCGGCTGGTGTGAGGGCGCGAATTTGACTAGCTTGATCTAAATCACCAGTTGCTTCTTTAATCCCAATAATACTAGGGATCTCAGCTAGTTTGGCAACAGTCTCAGGTTCTAGTTTGCAGCCTGTGCGACTAGGAACATTATAGAGAAGAATCGGAAGCTCTGGTGCAGCTTCGGCGATCGCTCGAAAATGTTGATATAAACCTTCTTGCGGAGGCTTGTTGTAATACGGTGTTACTTGCAGTGTACCATCTAATCCGAGGTGTGCGGCTTTTTGAGTAGCCTCGATCGCTTCAGAAGTGGAATTTGATCCCGTACCTGCCATGATCTTCGCTTTACCAGCGATCGCCTGCTGTAACACCGAAAACAATTTGTATTCCTCATCCCAACTTAGGGTTGGTGATTCGCCTGTCGTACCGCACACGACAATCGTATCAGTTCCCGTCTCCACCAAATGCATGGCAAGTTGTTCTGCTTTCGTATAATCGACTTTCCCTTCTCTATCGAAAGGAGTAATCATTGCTGTTAGTAAACGCCCGAAATCGATTTCACTCATAGATACTCATAAATAGAAGCTTGCCAACTTAATTTTGCTAGCTAAATAGTGTTTTGCACTGTTTATTGGAGTTTATTAAATTAGATGAGAGACTTAGCAATCAGTAATTCGGCGATCTGAACTGCATTTAAGGCAGCTCCTTTCCGAATTTGATCGCCGCATATCCATAATTCCAATCCATTAGGGTGAGAGACATCTTGACGAATTCGCCCTACCAATACATCATCTTTACCGCTAGCATCAATCGGCATTGGGAAATAATTTTTCGTAAAGTCCTCTACCAACTCTACTCCAGATGCTGTAGCCAAAATTTCTCTAGCTTTGTCTGGGTTAAAGGGATGAGCAAACTCTAGATTAATTGCTTCAGAATGCGCTCGCAATACGGGAACCCGTACACAGGTAGCTGTGATCCGAATATCGTGATCGCCAATAATCTTGCGAGTTTCATTCACCATTTTCATCTCTTCCTCGCAATAGGAATTTTCTGTCATCGGTGAATTATGGGGGAACAGATTAAACGCAAGCGGATAGGGCAGGATCTCAGGTATAGCAGGCTCACCATTGAGTATTGCTTGAGATTGCACTTTCACTTCTTCCATTGCTCTTGCCCCTGCACCACTTGCTGACTGGTAAGTGGAGACGACGATGCGTTGGATTGGCTGCACCTGATGCAGGGGATATATGGCTACGGTCATCAAAATGGTCGTGCAGTTAGGATTGGCAATGATGCCTTTGTGCTGAAGAGCCGCTTCAGGATTGACCTCTGGCACAACTAGCGGTACATCAGGATGCATCCGAAAAGCACTGGAGTTATCAATGGAAATAGCTCCTGCCTTAGTGGCGATCGGTAACCATTTCTTAGAAATGCTTCCACCTGCGGAAGCAAGCACAATATCTATATCGTCAAAAGATGACTCAGTAACAGCCTCAATAATTAAATCTTGACCAGCAAAGGAGATCGACTTACCAGCCGATCGCTCTGAAGCCAAAAGCTTCAACTTACCTAAAGGAAAATTTCTTTCTTCTAGCAAAGCCAGAAGCTCTGTACCCACTGCGCCTGTCGCTCCAAGAATGGCAACGTTATATTTCCTACTCAATGAACCTCCAAAATAAAAACATCAAATTAGGTGGAAAACTTTTGCTAAGACGATGAAGTGACTTATGTATAGTTTCGTCATTTATGTCTTGCTTGACTATATATTAACAAACTTTCAGAATATTGCTAATTTTTTTGGCTAGGGACCTGTAAAAATTGCATCTTCAACATCTTGGCGACTGAGAGAATAGGGAAATGCGCGTTGAATTTCTTTGCCACCATAGGCATCTTGGATATAGCGCACACGGATATCTTCAACATCCATCACGATTTCTGCTTGCCATGACGATCGCGTAACACGCCAGACATTAGGATTCGACTGATCTTGGGAACATCCTTGCTCGTCTAGCCATGCTTCCAGCGCAGGCAAGGGATGATTATAGAGTGGGGTTGTAGGGGAGGGAAGCGCCATAGCAGACGAGTTTATAGGAATTGTCAAAGAATTTATGAAATGTTTTACGGGAAGTAAGTCCAAAAAACTGATACAGGTGTGATCGCTTCAGGTAAAAGGCGATCGCCTCTTAGTAGGGCAACTAAAACAACTAGTACTAAACAAGCAACTAGCGTAGCACCAATTAACAAGAGTGAAAATAGTTCACCACCAGATAATGGTCGATCAGAAGGTAAACCATCATCATCTGCCGTTTGGAGGTTTTTGGGTGTTTGTTTTTGGGATTTTACACCATTATCAAAGGTTGCGTACTGAAATCGGGAAAACTGAATACGGCGATCGTAAGCGCTGCGGCGCTCGGCATTACTAAGCGTTGCATAGGCTTCGTTAATTTGGCGAAAATTTTCAACGGCATCATCTTTAGGCAATTGGGTAGTATCAGGATGATAGAGCTTGCTAAGATCGCGATAAGCCCGACGAATATCGATTTCACTTGCCCAAGGAGTGACTCCGAGGATGGCGTAATAGGTTTTAGACATAGCACTTACAGATATAATCTACAGACAAAGCCTACAAGTAACAGCTACTTTCATTATGAAACCGATTTCAGGATTTTTAGAACCTTTGGCTCTAAAAATCCTGAAATCGGTTTCATAATTGTTCACCTTCTCAGTTGTGCTATTTTCATGCCTTGGACTCGCATTATCAGTGCTTTATTAGTTATTCCCCTCGTACTAGCGGCGATCGCCCTAGGTGGATGG
This genomic stretch from Pseudanabaena galeata CCNP1313 harbors:
- a CDS encoding Glu/Leu/Phe/Val family dehydrogenase codes for the protein MSKSLFDQASERLADAIAHVNISEDAIERLKSPKASLQVSIPVRMDDGTLKVFQGYRVRYNDLRGPTKGGIRFHPNVNMDEVKSLAFWMTFKCAAVNLPFGGAKGGVAVDPKQLSKFELERLSRGYIDAIADFIGADVDIPAPDVQTNQTIMGWMVDEYSNIQRRLCPAAITGKPIAMGGSLGRETATGLGAFFAIETLLPLLKMQRERTTVAVQGFGNVGAAIADLLSKAGYKVVAVSDSKGGIYAKQGLDVPSIISYKNSARSFQAVYCQDSVCNIVEHQIITNEELLKLDVDILIPAALENQITEHNAHEIRAKYIFEIANGPVTPAADAILEKRGIMVFPDILVNAGGVTVSYFEWVQNRSGLYWTIEEVNDRLKHSMIAETLRIWKIADQKQVSMRTAAYVHALTRLSEAIDAKGTRAYYAQ
- the cax gene encoding calcium/proton exchanger codes for the protein MFKKIFSYGLLAFVPISVIGHLLGWNSTLVFVTSAIAILPLAGWLSTATEEISVVLGPSWGGLLNATFGNATELIIAIVALNAGFTSVVKASITGSIIGNLLLVMGLSMFLGGLRYKEQEFQPTMARLNASVMNLAVIAILLPTAANFTTVGISEEILQKLSISVAIVLIIVYCLTLLFSMKTHAYLYDVGKSEADDVEEEEGHPQEINLKLWISVLLGVTLLVALESELLVGTLEEATAQLGLTELFTGVIVLPIIGNAAEHTTAITVAMKNKMELSVSVAVGSSMQIALFVAPLLVIIGWFMGQPMDLNFNPFELVAVAVAVLIANSISSDGRSNWLEGSLLVATYAILGFAFYFQPV
- the ribD gene encoding bifunctional diaminohydroxyphosphoribosylaminopyrimidine deaminase/5-amino-6-(5-phosphoribosylamino)uracil reductase RibD, with product MLENIDQESTTQHDRWMQRCIDLAKKARGQTAPNPMVGSVIVRNGQILGEGFHPRAGEPHAEIFAIRAAQQTGEDLQDATLYVNLEPCNHYGRTPPCSEAIIKAGIGEVVIGAIDANPQVSGTGRDRLLAAGVKVTTGILEQQCWNLNEAFFYRMKTNLPFGIFKYAMTLDGKIATTSGHSYWITGAEARLLVHDLRVGCDAIITGGNTVRLDNPHLNTHGLSVHSPLRVVVTQSCDLPDEANLWKVTDTEKTLLVTLPNINPQLKQKLRDRQVEVLELEDISPEFVMQDLGKRGCNTVLWECGGRLGASAIKAKMVQKVYAFIAPKLIGGFTAPSPIDDLGLMMMTDAMSLERSQFQQVGTDFLITGYLN
- a CDS encoding SPL family radical SAM protein yields the protein MLFGKAAIYTKDAKSLLTKASGFINAYDFTLNPYQGCQYGCSYCYAAAFSPNQKLRKEWGDWVIIKQNAVELLELELARWKRKHPDIPPRIYMSSVTDPYQAIESKQKLTRQLLEVMTKFQPILVIQTRSPMIVRDIDILQKLQYLRINISIPTGSESVRKDFEPKSPSIIARLQALGKLQHSLSSAKYSVTITPLLPTLPEEKKAFLQKLAIAERIVIQPFHANQKKSLVASTREEAIALQSKYAWWYDNEAEQYEIFKQELCDLVNFSPNIDIREGKNGFGYD
- a CDS encoding HNH endonuclease, which codes for MTDKTSRIKIPPEARKCVFERNNYQCQSCHKIDLTAKSLQVDHIIPLAQGGANDLSNLQTLCAKCNREKSAKLDPRFRRLYSD
- a CDS encoding ribonuclease J; translation: MTTSNAPALKIIALGGLHEIGKNTWVFEYNDEIMLLDGGLSFPDNMMPGVNVVLPDMTYLRENKHKIKGMIVTHGHEDHIGAISFHLKQFEIPVIYGPRLAMALLEDKLREAGVLNRTELRRVMPRDIVRVGTNFFVEFIRNTHSIADSFSIAINTPAGMVIHSGDFKIDHTPVDGEFFDLARLAEHGEKGVLALISDSTNAERPGITPSERAVYPNLEKYIMMAKGRVIITTFASSVHRVNMILDIADKQGRVVGVVGRSMLNVIAHARNLGYIKCRDDLFQPLQNLRHYRDDQILILTTGSQGEPMSALTRMSLCSHRQLEVRQGDTVIFSANPIPGNTIPVVRTIDRLMALGANVIYGNDKGIHVSGHGSQEEHKMMLALVRPKFFFPAHGELRMLRQHARMAEAMGIPSENIVIAENGDVVEVCQDYMKIVDKVPSGVELVDSSRDGMVKGDVLRDRQQISGEGIFSIAVSVGLDGKLATSPDIQLSGVVLPMEHSQIISLVAKAIDNSLSNSWGNFARNVGSLEVDWTGLRGQLERDLTRVLRQQIQSKPVIVFLLQTPPNSTQSAPVPAAKPNALGVTLKAGSGKVIPKIENGSNGNVTTANSEVVTTTGAATASAGRRKRTAATV